From Alphaproteobacteria bacterium, a single genomic window includes:
- a CDS encoding pyridoxamine 5'-phosphate oxidase family protein: MSQQPPSDRVRLRRVHERARYDRDAIDAVLDAGMLCHVGYVFDGAPYVTPTLYWREGDRVYWHGSSASRMLRAVDGVEVCLTVSHNDGLVLARSAFHHSVNYRSVMLLGRADKETDSARMMAHLETFMERILPGRWAELRPPLDKEIKATTMLSMAIDEVSAKIRSGPPVDDDEDYDWPVWAGVVPFHAIAGPPEPDPRLLPDVPLPAYIGAVKPG; this comes from the coding sequence ATGAGCCAGCAACCGCCTTCCGATCGCGTCCGGTTGCGCCGGGTCCACGAACGGGCACGTTACGATCGCGACGCCATCGACGCCGTGCTCGATGCCGGCATGTTGTGCCATGTCGGTTATGTCTTCGACGGCGCCCCCTATGTCACACCAACACTGTATTGGCGCGAAGGCGATCGCGTCTACTGGCACGGTTCTTCGGCCAGCCGCATGCTGCGGGCGGTCGACGGCGTCGAGGTCTGCCTGACGGTCAGCCACAATGACGGGCTGGTGCTGGCTCGCTCGGCGTTCCACCATTCGGTCAACTACCGCTCGGTGATGCTGCTCGGTCGTGCCGACAAGGAAACCGACAGCGCGCGCATGATGGCCCATCTCGAGACCTTCATGGAGCGGATCCTGCCCGGGCGCTGGGCCGAGCTGCGGCCGCCGCTCGACAAGGAGATCAAGGCGACGACCATGCTGTCGATGGCCATCGACGAGGTGTCGGCAAAAATCCGCAGCGGGCCGCCGGTCGACGACGACGAGGATTACGACTGGCCGGTCTGGGCCGGAGTAGTACCCTTTCACGCCATCGCCGGCCCGCCCGAGCCGGACCCACGGCTGCTGCCGGACGTGCCGTTGCCGGCATATATCGGCGCCGTCAAGCCAGGATAG